One region of Epilithonimonas zeae genomic DNA includes:
- the ccsA gene encoding cytochrome c biogenesis protein CcsA: MKKIQDILISTRTMAVLLLVFAISMAVATFIENDYGTPTAKALIYEAKWFEAVMFLLILNFIGNIGRYRLYKKEKWPILVFHLAFVLIFIGGAITRYISFEGTMHIREGETNNEIVTDKHFFKIKIEEKGEQQNYHDVPYLMSPLHHDFQATYDFLGKEKIVIKTLDYIQRKKDSLVAGNGKEFLHLVSTSDMGGRQNIYLAEGEVQNINGTLVSYNRTAIEGAVEFQKKDGQIYIKTPTDAAYMTMATQATGTTKKDEFQPLVLRSLYTIDQLKLVIPEGTKTGKLVAYEGDKQKDKDVPDMLKVEVAGPKTKQVVDLVVEKGNPNNYKQIHIDGLDVMLGFGPKIYFTQPFALKLEKFVMETYPGSSSPSAYESHVRIVDEGKETPYNIYMNHVLNYKGYRFFQASFDPDRKGTVLSVNHDFWGTLISYIGYAFLFLGMFVTMFWKGSRFWSLNQMLKTISKKKAATVVLLLLSFGLNAQEIDMHGKDGSHEGHAHSEAAAPTSPNKNPAVIDADEMVKNITISKEHADKFASLLVQNYEGRIVPANTQALDILHKLTSRSKFQDLDANQWFLAATIDPMFWAQVNIIKIETAGKVGKDLRAKTKATDEGFTSLIKLFPADRNGNLRFVLEDDYNDAFRKKASERTRYDEAVIKLNDKVQVLNGIMSYQYFRTVPVKNDPNHTWNSVMTPTFEPDENAQAVLGPYLSSVLMATQGGSWAKADAELKKVEEYQQKWGKNVVPSETKVKLEVLMNTLDINFKLLIFYTIIGSLLLILGFVELFKPGKILHNVVKTLIYIGTVGYIFHFLGLVGRWYISGHAPWSNGYEAIIFISWVGISAGFALYRNSNTLIPAAGFLVAVIMMGFAHGGSALDPQITPLVPVLKSYWLVVHVAIITSSYGFFSLSMLIAMISLIFYIIANKDTFKRHNDTTLKELAIVSEMSLNIGLLALTIGNFLGGIWANESWGRYWSWDPKETWAFISIMIYAFVIHMRLVPGLRGRYTFHVVTMFAFCSMVMTYFGVNYYLSGLHSYAKGDPIPLPLWVYISLGYMLALSIAAWFKYKKLNEKQEKRTQVEP; this comes from the coding sequence ATGAAAAAGATTCAGGATATTCTTATTTCTACGCGAACGATGGCGGTTCTATTGCTGGTTTTCGCAATTTCTATGGCGGTTGCCACTTTTATCGAAAACGATTACGGCACACCAACAGCAAAAGCATTGATTTACGAAGCCAAATGGTTTGAGGCTGTGATGTTTTTGTTAATCCTAAACTTCATTGGAAACATCGGACGATACAGACTTTATAAAAAAGAAAAGTGGCCGATATTGGTTTTCCACTTGGCATTTGTCCTTATTTTTATTGGAGGCGCAATTACGCGTTATATTAGTTTCGAAGGAACGATGCATATCCGTGAAGGAGAAACTAACAATGAGATTGTAACGGATAAACATTTCTTCAAAATTAAAATTGAGGAAAAAGGAGAACAGCAGAATTACCACGATGTTCCATATCTGATGTCGCCGCTTCATCACGATTTTCAGGCAACCTATGATTTCTTAGGAAAGGAAAAAATTGTTATTAAAACTCTGGATTATATCCAAAGAAAGAAAGATAGTTTAGTTGCTGGAAATGGGAAAGAATTCTTGCATTTGGTTTCTACCAGTGATATGGGCGGACGTCAGAATATTTATTTAGCTGAAGGCGAAGTTCAGAATATCAATGGAACTTTGGTAAGTTACAATAGAACGGCGATTGAAGGTGCTGTTGAATTCCAGAAAAAAGATGGACAAATCTACATCAAAACTCCGACTGATGCTGCTTATATGACAATGGCAACTCAAGCGACTGGAACAACTAAGAAAGATGAGTTCCAGCCTTTGGTTTTGAGAAGTCTTTATACGATTGACCAATTGAAATTAGTGATTCCAGAAGGAACTAAAACTGGGAAATTAGTGGCTTATGAAGGCGATAAACAAAAAGATAAGGATGTTCCGGATATGCTGAAAGTAGAAGTTGCCGGACCAAAAACAAAACAAGTTGTTGACCTTGTAGTTGAAAAAGGAAATCCGAACAATTACAAACAGATTCATATTGATGGATTAGATGTGATGTTAGGATTCGGACCAAAAATTTATTTTACGCAGCCTTTTGCACTTAAATTAGAAAAATTTGTAATGGAAACGTATCCAGGAAGTTCTTCGCCGTCAGCCTATGAATCTCACGTGAGAATAGTGGACGAAGGAAAAGAAACGCCTTACAATATTTATATGAATCACGTTCTTAATTATAAAGGTTACAGATTTTTCCAGGCGAGTTTTGACCCGGATAGAAAAGGAACAGTTCTTTCTGTGAACCACGATTTCTGGGGAACTTTGATTAGCTATATCGGTTATGCATTTTTATTTTTAGGGATGTTTGTGACAATGTTCTGGAAAGGTTCTCGTTTCTGGAGCTTGAACCAAATGTTGAAAACCATTAGTAAGAAAAAAGCAGCGACTGTTGTTTTACTTTTATTAAGTTTTGGACTTAATGCTCAGGAAATTGATATGCACGGGAAAGACGGCAGTCACGAAGGTCACGCTCATTCCGAAGCTGCGGCTCCTACTTCGCCGAACAAGAATCCTGCGGTGATAGATGCTGATGAAATGGTGAAGAATATTACCATCAGTAAAGAACATGCGGACAAATTCGCTTCTTTATTGGTTCAGAATTACGAAGGTCGTATTGTTCCGGCTAATACACAGGCTCTCGATATTTTGCATAAATTAACGTCACGTTCCAAATTTCAGGATTTGGATGCCAACCAATGGTTTTTGGCGGCAACAATTGACCCGATGTTCTGGGCGCAAGTGAACATCATCAAAATCGAAACTGCTGGTAAAGTTGGAAAAGACCTTAGAGCTAAAACAAAAGCGACAGACGAAGGTTTTACAAGTTTGATTAAATTATTCCCTGCAGATAGAAATGGAAATCTTCGTTTTGTTTTGGAAGATGATTATAATGATGCCTTCCGTAAAAAAGCGTCTGAAAGAACAAGATATGACGAAGCAGTTATCAAATTAAATGACAAAGTTCAAGTACTGAACGGAATTATGTCTTACCAATATTTCCGAACTGTTCCTGTCAAAAACGACCCAAATCACACTTGGAACTCTGTGATGACACCTACTTTTGAACCGGACGAAAATGCACAAGCGGTTTTAGGCCCCTATTTGTCAAGTGTTCTTATGGCGACACAAGGCGGAAGCTGGGCAAAAGCTGATGCAGAACTCAAAAAAGTAGAGGAGTACCAACAAAAATGGGGGAAAAATGTAGTGCCTTCTGAAACCAAAGTTAAGCTTGAAGTTTTGATGAATACTTTGGATATCAACTTCAAATTGTTGATTTTCTATACTATTATTGGAAGTTTATTATTGATTTTAGGTTTTGTAGAATTGTTCAAACCGGGCAAGATTCTTCATAATGTTGTAAAAACATTAATTTATATCGGAACAGTTGGTTATATCTTCCATTTCTTAGGCTTGGTTGGAAGATGGTACATCTCCGGTCACGCGCCTTGGAGTAACGGTTATGAAGCGATTATCTTCATCTCTTGGGTTGGTATTTCAGCGGGATTTGCTTTATATAGGAACTCAAATACCTTGATTCCTGCAGCTGGATTTTTGGTTGCTGTGATTATGATGGGATTTGCTCACGGTGGTTCTGCGTTGGATCCACAAATTACGCCGCTAGTTCCGGTTTTGAAATCGTATTGGTTGGTAGTTCACGTTGCTATTATTACTTCTAGTTATGGATTCTTCTCTTTGTCAATGTTAATTGCAATGATTTCATTGATTTTCTATATAATCGCCAACAAAGACACGTTCAAAAGACATAATGATACAACATTAAAAGAATTAGCTATTGTAAGCGAAATGTCTTTAAATATCGGATTATTAGCTTTAACAATCGGAAACTTCTTAGGTGGAATCTGGGCTAACGAATCTTGGGGACGTTACTGGAGCTGGGACCCAAAAGAAACTTGGGCTTTTATCTCGATTATGATTTATGCATTTGTAATCCATATGAGATTGGTTCCGGGATTAAGAGGCAGATATACTTTTCACGTGGTGACGATGTTTGCATTTTGCTCAATGGTAATGACTTATTTTGGAGTTAATTATTACTTGTCAGGATTACACTCTTATGCAAAAGGAGACCCGATTCCTTTGCCTCTTTGGGTTTACATCAGCTTAGGTTATATGTTGGCACTGTCGATAGCAGCTTGGTTTAAGTATAAAAAATTGAACGAAAAACAAGAAAAAAGAACTCAAGTAGAACCTTAA
- a CDS encoding FtsK/SpoIIIE family DNA translocase, translating to MNKEQNTPSNSSKIISKPRIISGVTLIILSLVLTLSFVSYLMNWKSDQSQAGTMSDKTVESSNLFGKIGDWLGNLFIFESIGVAAFVVAFLCFVFGTLVFKKNYFKPWKTISHSLFFICWTPIFFGAVTNGEGVLGGVYGYQIMDYLKSYIGSVGLWMVLLVSFALYFVLEFNLRPSSIKNKLNDINDNTFGKLKSLMPDSDDEFEADEELEKEIVPENISAKSNPVKTNNDFSNIKVTQDFEPIKTPNQTSFREEIKEPIKESAPEPIILSSTPAQPHKPVIETPVVKAEDDFAFNVEIKKDEDFPVTAEQQKSDDLVSKHGLYDHKLDLAKFQMPSVELLKDYGNEEITINKDELEENKNRIVGLLKTFNVGISEIKATIGPTVTLYEIVPEAGIRVAAIKKLQDDIALNLSALGIRIIAPMPGKGTIGIEVPRKNPTMVSMRSVVASPKFQSADMDLPIVFGRTISNEVFVADLAKMPHLLMAGATGQGKSVGINAILTSLIYKKHPSELKFVMVDPKKVELSLYSKIERHYLAKLPDTEDAIITDNAKVINTLNSLCIEMDDRYELLKNAFCKNIKEYNAKFAQRKLNPENGHRYLPYIVLVVDEFADLIMTAGKEVEHPIARLAQLARAIGIHLIVATQRPSVNVITGMIKANFPARVAFRVISGVDSKTILDSPGAEQLVGKGDMLYFNGNDLTRLQCAFVDTPEVERIAEFVGEQKGYSDAYLLPEYSGEDSTSTVGAFDPNEKDALFEEGARIVVSTQQGSTSMLQRQLKLGYNRAGRIMDQLEAAGVVGGFNGAKAREVLISDLNSLERLLDELKGR from the coding sequence ATGAACAAAGAACAAAATACGCCCTCCAACTCAAGTAAAATCATTTCGAAGCCGAGAATCATTTCGGGTGTCACACTGATAATTTTATCTTTAGTTTTGACACTTTCCTTCGTTTCTTATCTGATGAATTGGAAGTCTGACCAGAGCCAAGCCGGAACAATGTCAGACAAAACTGTAGAATCTTCCAATCTTTTTGGGAAAATCGGAGATTGGTTGGGGAATCTTTTTATTTTTGAAAGTATTGGTGTAGCAGCTTTTGTTGTCGCATTTTTGTGTTTTGTTTTTGGAACGTTGGTTTTCAAGAAGAATTATTTCAAACCTTGGAAAACTATTTCACACAGTTTATTTTTCATTTGCTGGACTCCGATTTTCTTTGGTGCAGTAACCAATGGCGAAGGCGTTCTCGGTGGTGTTTATGGTTATCAGATTATGGATTATCTTAAATCCTATATCGGTTCTGTTGGACTTTGGATGGTTCTTTTGGTAAGTTTTGCCCTTTATTTTGTTTTAGAATTTAACCTGAGACCAAGCTCAATCAAAAATAAACTGAATGACATTAATGATAATACTTTCGGGAAACTGAAAAGTCTGATGCCGGATTCTGACGATGAATTTGAAGCGGATGAAGAGCTGGAAAAAGAAATTGTTCCTGAAAATATTTCTGCTAAATCAAATCCAGTTAAAACTAACAATGATTTTAGCAATATCAAAGTCACTCAGGACTTTGAACCAATCAAAACGCCGAATCAAACATCTTTCAGAGAAGAAATCAAAGAACCGATTAAAGAATCTGCTCCTGAACCAATTATATTATCTTCTACTCCAGCTCAGCCACATAAGCCAGTTATTGAAACTCCGGTTGTAAAAGCTGAAGATGATTTTGCTTTCAATGTAGAAATTAAAAAAGACGAAGATTTTCCTGTAACTGCTGAACAACAAAAATCAGATGATTTGGTTAGCAAACACGGTTTGTATGACCACAAATTGGATTTGGCAAAATTTCAAATGCCTTCTGTTGAATTACTGAAAGATTACGGAAACGAGGAAATCACCATTAATAAAGATGAACTCGAAGAAAATAAAAACAGAATTGTTGGCTTATTGAAAACCTTTAACGTTGGAATTTCTGAAATCAAAGCGACAATTGGTCCAACGGTTACACTTTACGAAATTGTACCGGAAGCAGGAATCCGTGTTGCAGCAATTAAAAAATTACAGGATGATATTGCTTTGAATCTTTCCGCACTTGGAATCAGGATCATCGCACCAATGCCGGGAAAAGGAACAATCGGAATCGAGGTTCCAAGAAAAAATCCAACAATGGTTTCGATGCGTTCGGTTGTAGCTTCGCCGAAATTTCAATCAGCAGATATGGATTTGCCAATCGTTTTTGGGCGAACAATTTCCAACGAAGTGTTCGTAGCTGACCTTGCGAAAATGCCTCACCTTTTGATGGCTGGAGCAACAGGACAAGGAAAATCTGTTGGTATCAATGCAATTCTGACTTCATTGATTTATAAAAAGCACCCAAGCGAATTGAAGTTTGTGATGGTTGACCCGAAAAAGGTGGAATTATCACTTTATTCAAAAATTGAAAGACATTATTTAGCAAAATTGCCTGATACAGAAGATGCGATTATTACAGATAACGCAAAAGTAATCAACACATTGAACTCGCTTTGTATCGAGATGGATGACCGTTATGAATTGCTGAAAAATGCGTTCTGTAAAAACATCAAAGAGTACAATGCGAAATTTGCTCAAAGAAAACTGAATCCTGAAAATGGTCACAGATACCTGCCTTATATCGTTCTGGTTGTGGACGAATTTGCAGATTTGATTATGACTGCCGGAAAAGAAGTAGAACATCCGATCGCGAGACTGGCGCAATTAGCGAGAGCGATTGGAATTCATTTAATTGTTGCAACACAAAGACCTTCTGTAAACGTAATCACAGGTATGATCAAAGCGAATTTTCCAGCAAGGGTTGCTTTCCGTGTAATTTCCGGAGTGGATTCCAAAACGATTTTGGATTCGCCTGGTGCAGAGCAGTTGGTTGGTAAGGGAGATATGCTTTATTTCAATGGCAATGATTTGACGCGTTTACAGTGTGCTTTTGTGGATACGCCGGAAGTTGAGAGAATTGCAGAATTCGTTGGCGAGCAAAAAGGTTATTCTGATGCTTACCTTCTGCCAGAATATTCCGGAGAAGATTCTACTTCAACAGTCGGCGCTTTTGACCCCAACGAGAAAGATGCTTTGTTTGAAGAAGGTGCAAGAATCGTGGTTTCTACACAGCAAGGTTCGACTTCTATGTTGCAAAGACAATTGAAATTAGGCTACAACAGAGCCGGAAGAATTATGGACCAATTGGAGGCGGCTGGCGTGGTTGGTGGGTTCAATGGTGCAAAAGCGAGAGAGGTTTTGATTTCTGACCTTAACTCTCTCGAGAGACTATTGGATGAGCTAAAAGGAAGATAA
- a CDS encoding AraC family transcriptional regulator — protein MIFDFGAKSILHSKNNNAIEIDRCIVLGPIKQSFDYSLPPNSEILVANFKDDAFFRFFGSTSMAEHFPINPDDLLEKNCFTFLWMELNKIESTENRINYLLDFCKPYLKQRNSIVEKLINFTDENLNPIKSIASQQNQTERNIQLNQKKHLGYTSREINRYSRFVKSIRLIQDSISISKKIDWFEIVDECGYYDQSQLIHDFKYYISLSPKNYLKFQQDICNPKEE, from the coding sequence TTGATATTTGATTTTGGTGCAAAGTCAATACTTCATTCAAAAAATAACAACGCTATTGAGATTGACAGATGTATCGTTTTGGGGCCGATAAAACAATCTTTCGACTATTCTTTACCTCCCAATTCAGAAATTTTGGTCGCCAATTTCAAAGATGATGCTTTTTTTCGTTTCTTCGGCAGTACATCTATGGCTGAACATTTTCCTATTAACCCGGATGATTTGTTAGAAAAAAATTGCTTTACCTTTTTGTGGATGGAACTCAATAAAATAGAAAGTACTGAAAACCGTATCAATTATCTTCTTGATTTTTGCAAACCTTATTTGAAACAGAGAAATAGCATTGTAGAGAAACTGATAAACTTTACAGATGAAAACTTAAATCCAATCAAATCAATCGCAAGCCAGCAAAATCAAACCGAAAGAAACATACAACTCAATCAAAAAAAGCATCTGGGATATACTTCCAGAGAAATCAATCGATATTCACGTTTTGTAAAATCCATCAGACTTATTCAAGATTCAATTTCGATATCAAAAAAAATTGATTGGTTTGAAATAGTTGATGAATGTGGCTATTACGACCAAAGCCAATTGATTCACGACTTTAAATACTACATCAGTCTAAGTCCTAAAAATTACCTCAAATTCCAACAGGATATCTGCAATCCAAAAGAGGAATAA
- a CDS encoding NAD(P)H-dependent oxidoreductase: protein MKHLIIYAHPNPNSINSQFKQTLAEFLWDNGHEVIIRDLNQLNFNPILSLEDMEGQRMGKVAEDVTEEQNYISWAEHITFIYPIWWTGMPAVMKGFIDRVFSYGFAYRYDQGVQKGLLTGKQTTIINTHGKSRAEYESIGMDKALSLTSDKGVFTYCGLEINQHFFFDKADKANFEIIEDWKQQIIKSFKSNSTTIKN, encoded by the coding sequence ATGAAACATTTAATCATTTATGCTCATCCCAATCCAAACAGCATCAACAGCCAATTCAAACAGACTCTTGCTGAGTTTTTATGGGATAACGGACACGAAGTTATTATCCGCGATTTGAATCAACTTAATTTTAATCCCATTCTGTCGCTGGAAGATATGGAAGGACAGCGGATGGGAAAAGTTGCGGAAGATGTAACAGAGGAACAAAATTACATTTCTTGGGCAGAGCATATTACGTTCATCTATCCAATTTGGTGGACAGGGATGCCTGCTGTTATGAAAGGATTTATAGACCGGGTTTTCAGTTATGGTTTTGCATACCGTTATGATCAGGGCGTGCAAAAAGGGCTTCTTACAGGTAAACAGACAACTATTATCAACACTCACGGAAAATCCAGAGCCGAGTATGAAAGCATCGGAATGGACAAAGCTCTTTCCTTAACATCTGACAAAGGTGTTTTCACCTATTGCGGACTTGAAATCAATCAGCATTTCTTCTTTGATAAGGCTGACAAAGCAAACTTTGAAATCATTGAAGACTGGAAACAACAAATCATAAAATCATTTAAATCAAATTCTACCACAATTAAAAATTAA
- a CDS encoding phosphohydrolase: MSTHELLNKAIKIATKAHKKQTDKYDAPYLGHVFRVMNAGKTIDEKIVGILHDVVEDNPDYPIEYLREKGFPEHILEAIECLTKREEEHLDYDAFIARIEKSPLAIAVKLNDLRDNMDLTRCTELLQEKDLKRFNKYLKAYLYLSEKY, encoded by the coding sequence ATGTCCACCCACGAACTCCTCAACAAGGCCATAAAAATCGCTACCAAAGCCCATAAAAAGCAAACCGACAAATACGACGCACCATATCTGGGACACGTTTTCCGAGTAATGAATGCCGGCAAAACCATCGATGAAAAGATCGTCGGGATTCTTCACGATGTTGTAGAAGACAATCCAGATTATCCAATAGAATATCTGCGAGAAAAAGGCTTTCCTGAACACATTCTTGAAGCCATCGAATGTCTTACAAAAAGAGAAGAAGAGCATCTGGATTATGATGCCTTTATTGCAAGAATTGAAAAAAGTCCGCTTGCAATTGCTGTAAAATTGAATGACTTAAGAGATAATATGGACTTAACAAGATGCACAGAACTGCTGCAGGAAAAAGATTTGAAACGCTTCAACAAATATCTAAAAGCTTATCTCTATCTGTCTGAGAAATATTAG
- a CDS encoding DUF2490 domain-containing protein, whose protein sequence is MNVVFDYLCIVKKLGFVFLFLCVFALGQDHLSGFNMMSFTYKMDPKWMAYVELQTRARRDYTVIDYYETKGGIGYNLNKNNQAFVGLGRYGTYEKMKISQEEFRLWLQYTFTQRFGRLKLDHRGRAEHRFFYASQTGEHTEANRFRYRLSATLPINKPKVQEETFFMNAFEELFFGPKDPNFKRNRTFAGFGYQFNHTLSATTGYMFQREFSTKGNDNFHFLYFALNFTIDGTDDEKDIVIPMVD, encoded by the coding sequence ATGAATGTTGTATTTGATTATCTTTGCATCGTGAAAAAGCTTGGTTTTGTATTTCTGTTTTTATGTGTTTTTGCGTTGGGGCAGGATCACCTTTCTGGTTTTAATATGATGTCTTTTACGTATAAGATGGATCCGAAATGGATGGCTTATGTGGAACTCCAAACCAGAGCCAGACGTGATTATACAGTCATTGATTACTATGAGACCAAGGGCGGGATTGGTTATAATCTGAATAAAAATAATCAGGCATTTGTTGGGCTTGGAAGATATGGAACTTATGAGAAAATGAAGATTTCTCAGGAGGAATTCAGACTATGGCTGCAATATACTTTCACGCAAAGATTTGGAAGGCTTAAGCTAGATCACAGAGGTAGGGCAGAACACCGGTTTTTCTATGCGAGTCAAACTGGAGAACATACAGAAGCGAACCGATTCCGTTACAGACTGAGCGCAACTTTACCAATCAACAAACCAAAAGTTCAGGAAGAAACTTTCTTTATGAATGCTTTTGAAGAATTATTCTTTGGTCCGAAAGACCCGAATTTTAAACGAAACCGGACTTTTGCGGGTTTTGGTTATCAGTTCAATCATACATTGTCTGCAACCACGGGTTATATGTTCCAGAGAGAATTTTCCACCAAAGGCAATGATAATTTTCACTTTCTTTATTTTGCGCTCAACTTCACCATCGATGGAACGGATGACGAGAAGGATATTGTGATTCCTATGGTGGATTAG
- a CDS encoding pyruvate dehydrogenase complex dihydrolipoamide acetyltransferase, which produces MAEVITMPRLSDTMTEGKVSKWHKKVGDAVKEGDILAEIETDKAVQDFESEINGTLLYVGVEEGAQAPVDSVLAIIGKEGEDISSLIGGGAAKTEEKKSEEETKTQGESTSVETADEGAGSADIPDGVEVITMPRLSDTMTEGKVAKWQKNVGDAVKEGDILAEIETDKAVQDFESEFNGTLLYQGVSEGDAAEVDKILAIIGPAGTDVSGVVSGGGKKAAAPKTETKAETKAEEKQESAPVAASSTGDRVAISPLAKKIAQDKGIDFSGIKGSGENGRIVKKDVENYQPSAQPAAAASAPKAVSAQPSVAFTPGEDSETPNSQMRNIIAKRLAESKFTAPHYYLTVEINMDKAIEARKEMNSVPDTKVSFNDMVIKAVAVALRKHPQVNSSWAGDKIVHHGNINVGVAVAVPDGLVVPVLKNTDYMNYNEISAAVKDMAGRAKTKALKANEMEGSTFSVSNLGMFGIETFTSIINQPNSAILSVGAIIEKPIVKNGQIVVGNTMKLSLACDHRVIDGATGAQFLQTLRTYLESPLTLLLG; this is translated from the coding sequence ATGGCAGAAGTAATTACGATGCCCCGTTTGTCTGATACGATGACGGAAGGCAAAGTTTCAAAATGGCACAAAAAAGTAGGCGACGCTGTAAAAGAAGGCGATATCCTTGCAGAAATCGAAACTGATAAAGCAGTTCAGGATTTCGAATCCGAAATTAACGGAACGCTTTTATATGTCGGTGTAGAAGAAGGTGCACAAGCTCCTGTAGATTCGGTTTTGGCAATTATCGGTAAAGAAGGAGAAGATATTTCTAGTCTTATCGGTGGTGGTGCAGCAAAAACTGAAGAAAAGAAATCTGAAGAAGAAACTAAAACTCAAGGCGAATCTACATCTGTAGAAACTGCTGATGAAGGTGCTGGTTCAGCTGATATTCCTGACGGTGTAGAAGTGATCACAATGCCTCGTCTTTCTGATACAATGACGGAAGGTAAAGTGGCTAAATGGCAAAAGAACGTTGGCGATGCTGTGAAAGAAGGTGATATCCTTGCAGAAATCGAAACCGATAAAGCGGTTCAGGATTTCGAATCAGAATTCAACGGAACATTATTATACCAAGGTGTTAGCGAAGGCGATGCAGCAGAAGTGGATAAAATTTTAGCAATCATTGGTCCAGCAGGAACAGATGTTTCTGGTGTCGTTTCCGGAGGTGGCAAAAAAGCTGCTGCTCCAAAAACTGAAACTAAGGCTGAAACCAAAGCAGAAGAGAAACAAGAGTCTGCACCAGTTGCAGCTTCTTCTACTGGCGATAGAGTGGCTATTTCTCCATTAGCTAAGAAAATTGCTCAGGATAAAGGAATTGATTTTTCCGGAATCAAAGGTTCTGGTGAAAACGGTAGAATCGTGAAGAAAGATGTTGAAAACTATCAGCCTTCTGCACAACCAGCCGCTGCGGCATCTGCTCCAAAAGCAGTATCTGCACAGCCAAGTGTAGCATTCACGCCGGGTGAAGATTCTGAAACGCCAAACTCTCAGATGAGAAACATCATCGCAAAGAGATTGGCAGAAAGTAAATTCACTGCGCCACATTACTATTTGACGGTTGAAATCAATATGGATAAAGCCATCGAAGCTAGAAAAGAGATGAACAGCGTTCCGGATACGAAAGTATCTTTCAACGATATGGTTATCAAAGCGGTTGCAGTAGCATTGAGAAAACATCCACAAGTTAATTCTTCTTGGGCTGGCGATAAAATAGTTCACCACGGAAATATCAACGTTGGTGTAGCAGTGGCGGTTCCAGACGGATTAGTGGTTCCTGTATTGAAAAATACAGATTATATGAACTATAACGAGATTTCTGCAGCAGTGAAGGATATGGCTGGAAGAGCTAAAACCAAAGCGCTTAAAGCTAACGAAATGGAAGGTTCTACTTTCTCTGTTTCTAATCTTGGAATGTTCGGAATCGAGACTTTCACTTCAATCATTAATCAACCGAATTCTGCGATCTTATCTGTAGGAGCGATTATTGAAAAACCAATTGTGAAAAACGGACAAATCGTTGTTGGAAATACAATGAAGTTGTCTTTGGCTTGTGACCACAGAGTAATCGATGGGGCAACAGGAGCTCAGTTCTTGCAAACGTTGAGAACTTACCTGGAAAGTCCGTTGACGCTTTTATTAGGATAG
- the pdhA gene encoding pyruvate dehydrogenase (acetyl-transferring) E1 component subunit alpha: protein MKEFSKEVYLKWYEEMTMWRRFEDKCRSLYLKQKIRGFLHLYNGQEAIPAGFTHAMDMSKDSMITAYRCHIHPMAMGVDPKRIMAELCGKATGTSQGMGGSMHIFSKEHRFYGGHGIVGGQIPLGAGIAFADKYFDRKAVNICFMGDGAVRQGSLHETFNMAMNWKLPVVFVCENNGYAMGTSVKRTANHEDIYKLGLGYEMPCLPVDAMDPEKVAEAAYEAIERARRGDGPTFIEARTYRYRGHSMSDAEPYRSKDEVAQYKLEDPIEIVKSRILENKWATEQELEAMDEKSREFVEECVEFMENSPYPDANLLYDYVYSTPDYPFINKLENN, encoded by the coding sequence ATGAAAGAATTTTCTAAAGAAGTCTACCTTAAATGGTATGAAGAAATGACGATGTGGAGAAGGTTTGAAGACAAATGCCGTTCTCTTTATTTAAAACAAAAAATCAGAGGTTTTTTACATTTATATAACGGTCAGGAGGCAATTCCTGCAGGTTTTACCCACGCAATGGACATGTCGAAGGACAGTATGATTACGGCATACAGATGCCACATCCATCCAATGGCAATGGGCGTTGACCCGAAAAGAATTATGGCAGAACTTTGTGGAAAAGCAACTGGAACATCTCAGGGTATGGGAGGTTCTATGCACATTTTCAGCAAAGAGCACCGTTTCTATGGAGGTCACGGTATTGTAGGTGGTCAGATTCCTTTGGGAGCTGGTATTGCTTTCGCAGACAAATATTTTGACAGAAAAGCAGTGAACATTTGTTTTATGGGAGATGGTGCAGTACGTCAAGGTTCGCTTCACGAGACTTTCAATATGGCAATGAACTGGAAACTTCCTGTAGTTTTCGTTTGTGAGAACAACGGTTATGCGATGGGAACTTCTGTTAAGAGAACGGCTAATCACGAAGATATCTATAAATTAGGATTAGGATACGAGATGCCTTGTCTTCCTGTAGATGCGATGGATCCGGAGAAAGTAGCAGAAGCGGCTTACGAGGCTATCGAAAGAGCAAGAAGAGGAGACGGACCAACTTTCATCGAGGCTAGAACTTACCGTTACAGAGGTCACTCTATGTCAGATGCTGAGCCTTACAGAAGCAAGGACGAAGTAGCACAATACAAGTTAGAAGATCCAATCGAGATTGTGAAAAGCAGAATCTTGGAAAACAAATGGGCTACTGAACAAGAGTTGGAAGCTATGGATGAGAAATCTAGAGAGTTTGTGGAAGAGTGTGTAGAGTTTATGGAAAATTCTCCATATCCGGATGCAAATCTTCTTTACGATTATGTATATTCTACTCCGGATTATCCATTCATCAACAAGTTAGAAAATAATTAA